The Schizosaccharomyces pombe strain 972h- genome assembly, chromosome: I genome contains a region encoding:
- the epr1 gene encoding ATPase co-chaperone protein encodes MNNPFKDMDCYEILQVNHDSDLQEIKANYRKLALQYHPDRNPGIEDYNEIFSQINAAYNILSNDDKRKWHEKDYLRNQYSVQIEDVLQHLQTIEKIPFESTSAFVERLRQDEKIAGSTDDLPTLGDTTWLWTYAKPIYQKWLRFSTKKSFEWEALYNEEEESDAATRRLMKRQNQRQIQYCIQRYNELVRDLIGKACDLDPRRKNVVKLSDGERYNSLQEASRKQSERDRRQYQETFKNQSIASWTIIDQEETSSDDESLSKEIVNSNPIMCMVCNKNFRSQNQLENHENSKKHKKNLRKMNQEIKKHAKEAQKNAESNKQPEDAPSESPYSNKVSSSDFYTRSFEEIEKTFTFVEISDNEFYTASEDGFLNEDDKLDQD; translated from the exons ATGAATAACCCTTTTAAGGATATGGATTGCTATGAAATCTTGCAAGTGAATCATGACTCTGACTTGCAAGAGATTAAAGCAAATTACCG AAAATTAGCTTTGCAATATCATCCCGATAGAAATCCGGGCATTGAAGACTATAACGAAATATTTTCCCAAATAAACGCTGCATACAATATTCTCTCTAATGATGATAAACGAAAATGGCATGAAAAAGACTATCTAAGAAACCAATATTCTGTACAAATTGAAGACGTTTTGCAGCATCTACAAACAATTGAGAAAATCCCTTTTGAAAGCACCTCAGCGTTCGTTGAAAGACTGCGACAAGACGAAAAAATAGCGGGTTCCACAGACGACCTTCCAACTTTAGGGGACACAACTTGGCTTTGGACGTATGCCAAACctatttatcaaaaatggCTAAGATTTTCAACGaaaaaatcttttgaaTGGGAAGCTCTATataatgaagaagaggaaagTGATGCAGCTACACGGCGATTAATGAAGAGACAAAATCAAAGGCAGATACAATACTGCATTCAGCGATATAACGAACTTGTCAGAGATTTAATAGGAAAAGCATGTGATCTTGATCCACGGAGAAAAAACGTTGTGAAACTAAGCGATGGAGAAAGATACAACTCCCTACAAGAAGCATCGCGAAAGCAAAGTGAACGTGATCGGCGTCAGTACCaggaaacttttaaaaaccaaTCAATTGCGTCTTGGACAATAATCGATCAGGAAGAAACATCCAGCGATGATGAATCTTTGAGCAAAGAAATTGTGAATTCAAATCCAATAATGTGTATGGTTTGTAACAAGAACTTTCGATCACAAAATCAATTGGAGAACCATGAAAACAgcaaaaaacataaaaaaaatttaaggaaaatgaaccaagaaataaaaaagcacGCAAAAGAAGCCCAGAAAAACGCGGAATCGAATAAACAACCCGAAGATGCTCCTAGCGAATCCCCATATTCGAACAAAGTTTCTTCCTCTGACTTCTATACGAGAAGTTTTGaggaaatagaaaaaacatttactTTTGTCGAAATCTCTGATAACGAGTTTTATACAGCATCCGAAGATGGTTTTTTGAACGAAGACGATAAGTTGGATCAAGATTAG
- the rsa3 gene encoding ribosome assembly protein Rsa3 has product MATNDQKIDNKSTVSNMLENPMFQTFSKKETEKPSLSEYMEQLTSEFGEELDNLRQKEIFDHNKLQLLIESLRAGHKIYE; this is encoded by the coding sequence atggCAACAAACGATCAAAAAATCGATAACAAATCGACGGTATCAAATATGCTTGAAAATCCTATGTTTCagacattttcaaaaaaagaaacagaaaaGCCATCACTATCTGAATATATGGAACAACTTACTTCAGAGTTTGGAGAAGAGCTAGACAATTTAAGgcaaaaggaaatttttgatcATAACAAACTACAATTGCTTATTGAAAGTTTGCGTGCTGGTCacaaaatttatgaataa
- the trm10 gene encoding tRNA m(1)G methyltransferase Trm10 has translation MENKDALDIGKDDTNTSEADVSKNETQEQPVLSKSALKRLKRQQEWDAGREKRAEMRREKKRLRKEERKRKIEAGEVVKSQKKRIRLGKVVPSSIRIVLDCAFDDLMNDKEINSLCQQVTRCHSANRTALHPVELFATNFGGRLKTRQDFVLKGQQNNWKRYNPTTKSYLEEFESQKEKLVYLSADSDNTITELDEDKIYIIGAIVDKNRYKNLCQNKASEQGIKTAKLPIDEYIKITDRKILTVNQVFEILSLWLEYRDWEKAFMEVIPKRKGILLKSDESFDVSEDTRSQSNQSDSELEKEN, from the coding sequence ATGGAAAACAAAGACGCTTTAGATATTGGTAAAGATGACACAAATACTTCTGAAGCTGACGtttctaaaaatgaaactCAAGAGCAACCCGTTCTTAGCAAATCTGCattaaaaagattaaaaagaCAGCAAGAGTGGGATGCAGGTCGTGAAAAGCGAGCAGAGATGCGCCGGGAAAAAAAGCGATTACGAAAAGAGGAAAGAAAGCGAAAAATTGAAGCTGGCGAAGTAGTTAAAAGTCAAAAGAAGAGGATCAGACTAGGAAAGGTCGTTCCTAGTAGTATCCGAATTGTTTTGGATTGTGCATTTGATGATCTGATGAACGATAAAGAAATCAACTCTTTATGTCAACAGGTTACTAGATGTCATTCTGCAAATCGTACAGCTTTACATCCTGTAGAACTTTTTGCTACCAACTTTGGTGGACGTTTGAAAACCAGACAAGATTTTGTGCTAAAGGGGCAACAAAATAATTGGAAACGATACAACCCAACTACTAAGTCTTATTTAGAGGAATTTGAAtcccaaaaagaaaaattagtaTATCTTTCTGCTGATTCAGATAACACCATCACCGAACTCGATGAAGACAAGATTTATATTATTGGTGCGATTGTCGACAAGAATCggtacaaaaatttatgtcAAAATAAAGCGTCTGAGCAAGGGATCAAAACTGCAAAGCTTCCAATTGATGAATACATTAAAATTACGGATAGGAAAATACTTACGGTTAATCAGGTCTTTGAAATATTATCTCTTTGGTTAGAGTACAGAGATTGGGAAAAGGCATTCATGGAGGTCattccaaaaagaaagggaATTTTGCTTAAAAGCGACGAATCGTTTGATGTTTCTGAGGATACTAGGTCTCAGTCAAATCAATCTGATAGtgaattggaaaaagaaaattaa
- the spp1 gene encoding DNA primase catalytic subunit Spp1, producing MTVQIDELDDKDLDEIIANGTLDGAKQGAVDSETMIQYYRHLFPWKYLFQWLNHGPVVTNDFAHREFAFTLPNDAYIRYLSFSNWEELKKEALNLCPSRFEVGPVYSANPRDRKTIRKSTFHPLKKELVFDIDMTDYDDVRTCCSKTNICEKCWPFITIAVQVLDICFHEDFGFKHILWVYSGRRGIHAWICDEIACSLDDRSRRMIASYLQVVVGNPQGGVRLINNLKRPLHPHLTRSLNILKSAFVKIVLEDQDPWASKEGAENLLKLLPDKDLASALRKKWEVDPERSSKNKWSDIDTVLASGSIASISPSVIAIAKQDIVLTYLYPRLDVEVSRHLNHLLKSPFCVHPGTSRVCVPIDIERMDSFNPLKVPTVNDLLQELDKNSQNDNGHGPTMETNTTENQKDNARGQSNKGHGFSTSLNPYTLYFKSFSSQLFKETVGNKRKHENLEF from the exons ATGACTGTTCAAATCGATGAATTGGACGACAAAGATTTGGATGAGATAATTGCAAACGGAACACTTGATGGCGC TAAACAGGGAGCTGTGGATTCAGAGACGATGATTCAATATTATCGCCATCTTTTTCCGTggaaatatttatttcaatgGTTAAATCATGGTCCGGTAGTCACTAATGATTTTGCTCATCGGGAGTTCGCGTTCACACTTCCTAATGATGCTTATATTCgttatttatctttttcaaattgggaagagttaaaaaaggaagctTTAAATTTATGCCCAAGCCGATTTGAAGTTGGACCCGTTTATAGTGCCAATCCCAGGGACAGGAAAACAATAAGGAAGTCAACATTTCATCCGCTTAAAAAGGAACTCGTTTTTGATATAGATATGACTGACTACGATGATGTACGAACCTGCTgctcaaaaacaaatatatgCGAAAAATGCTGGCCATTTATTACGATCGCAGTTCAAGTTTTagatatttgttttcatgAGGACTTTGGATTTAAACACATATTGTGGGTATACTCTGGTCGAAGAGGTATTCACGCTTGGATTTGTGACGAAATTGCTTGTTCTTTAGACGATCGGTCTCGTAGAATGATTGCCAGTTATTTACAGGTTGTAGTAGGTAATCCTCAAGGTGGCGTACGACTTATTAATAACTTAAAAAGACCCCTTCACCCACATTTGACTCGTTCTCTCAACATTCTCAAATCGGcctttgtaaaaattgtCCTTGAAGACCAAGATCCGTGGGCTTCTAAAGAAGGAGCCGAAAACCTTTTGAAATTACTACCAGACAAGGATTTAGCATCTGCTCTTCGTAAAAAATGGGAGGTTGATCCTGAACGATCtagcaaaaataaatggtCCGACATTGACACTGTCTTAGCATCTGGTTCTATTGCCTCTATATCTCCTTCAGTAATTGCGATTGCCAAGCAGGACATTGTTTTAACCTATTTGTATCCAAGATTGGATGTTGAGGTTTCTAGACATTTAAACCATTTGCTAAAATCTCCATTTTGCGTCCACCCCGGAACTAGTCGTGTTTGTGTTCCCATAGATATAGAGAGGATGGATTCTTTTAATCCTTTGAAAGTACCCACTGTGAATGATCTTTTGCAAGAGTTGGATAAAAATTCCCAAAATGATAACGGCCATGGTCCAACAATGGAAACTAATACAACAGAAAACCAAAAAGATAATGCTAGGGGACAATCAAACAAGGGGCATGGCTTTTCAACTTCTCTCAATCCTTATACGCTGTACTTTAAATCGTTCAGTAGCCagctttttaaagaaacagtaggaaataaaagaaaacatgagaatttggaattttaa
- the drc1 gene encoding DNA replication preinitiation complex assembly protein — MHDESRTKQISSIKALLKKWEHEYVHTNNCKPSKEDVKKQPEIALLYKQYYELKRESSITPKKAKTKVDFKFQTPTKQRAETEANESPKAPRNDYLQVTPKTVDKSLLGPTPQLSRRVLNLLEDMSPIADSHVDQISDIKHNTSEISSTMIPTTPSKNPEPVAQHTPTVLETPSSYRLQVYTSPNLLRVNAPCRKSLSEMLRELKDIEDDYGSNEEKILQEFESFSSSSSESLVDRDISQPMKKKIKRQNRLVKLPPSMNLSKSHLEGLPEIDEDAENGIDDNEDTTASKDSSPFLDLQSERQNKKIMRNGLVIGKQVSQNYSSYKLKKRKFRRHRS; from the exons ATGCACGATGAATCACGAACTAAACAAATATCTAGTATAAAAGCGCTCTTAAAGAAGTGGGAACATGAGTACGTCCATACGAACAATTGCAAACCTTCTAAGGAGGATGTGAAGAAACAACCAGAAATAG CGCTTTTATATAAGCAATACTACGAGTTGAAACGCGAATCCTCCATTACCCctaaaaaagcaaaaacaaaggTCGACTTTAAGTTTCAAACTCCTACAAAACAGCGTGCTGAAACTGAAGCGAACGAGAGTCCTAAAGCGCCCCGAAATGATTATCTACAGGTTACTCCGAAAACTGTGGATAAAAGTCTTTTAGGTCCTACTCCACAGTTGTCACGTCGAGTACTTAACCTTCTTGAAGACATGTCTCCCATTGCAGATTCTCATGTGGATCAAATTTCGGATATAAAACATAACACTAGTGAAATTTCATCAACTATGATACCGACTACTCCATCAAAAAATCCCGAACCTGTGGCTCAACATACTCCCACCGTTCTTGAAACCCCCTCTTCATATCGCCTTCAAGTTTATACATCTCCTAACTTACTTCGAGTTAATGCGCCATGCCGAAAAAGTCTCAGTGAAATGCTTCGTGAGTTAAAAGATATTGAAGATGATTACGGATCAAATGAAGAGAAGATATTGCAGGAGTTTGAAAGCTTTAGTAGCTCATCTTCAGAAAGCCTTGTAGATAGAGACATATCACAACctatgaagaaaaaaattaaacgaCAAAATCGTCTTGTTAAAT TGCCCCCTTCAATGAATCTTTCCAAAAGTCATTTAGAAGGTCTTCCTGAAATAGACGAAGATGCGGAAAATGGCATTGACGACAATGAAGATACAACTGCTAGCAAAGATTCGTCACCATTTTTAGATCTGCAGAGTGAAcgacaaaataaaaagattatGAGAAACGGGCTTGTTATTGGAAAACAAGTAAGCCAGAATTATTCCTcttacaaattaaaaaaacgtAAATTTCGGCGTCACAGAAGCTAA
- the tom70 gene encoding TOM complex subunit Tom70, with protein sequence MSGISNAENGKAIVSSGVLNSVSAFVRRHRTFVYTIGAVAVFATVGGVYHVQQKKASHKRSKKLKAHQDKAESKVNEGKNEAAKVVKEEDLKSSETGKDVETAAAAAAAAKKKKKNKKKVKAKKVGDSSVDKIATEESVKSMTKEERAKLAAELKTLGNKAYGQKEYANAIDYYTQAITCSHDPIFFSNRAACYAAIGDFEQVIKDTSEALSLDSSYVKALNRRSAAYEQLGKLDEALMDSTVSCIFDGFANESMTATVERLLKKVAEKKSSALLKERPPKLPAASFIQTYLDSFHAQPKPLFDNKFDGDAALAEAYEYLEKGEYQLSYDKAKESCLGSFSSPSVNARTHNLVGTFKFVSGDSKGSMENFNAAIKLDRKFIQPYIRLSAAYLDENDNEKMWKVLNDAESVDKTDSDLYYHRAQVRFVSGEFAEAISDYQKSIALDDSFIYSHIQLGVAQYKTHAIAESMKTFEDCKKRFPNSSEVYNYFGEILLDQQKFDDAVKNFDHAIELEKREHLTIMSAMPLINKALAVFQWKKDISQAENLCRQALSADPECDIAIASMAQFLLQQGKAREALEYFEKSAQLARTESEMVNAFSYAEATRTQIALTEKYPQLVGRLSNPM encoded by the coding sequence ATGTCTGGTATATCCAATGCAGAAAATGGTAAGGCAATTGTGTCTTCTGGAGTTTTAAATTCCGTTTCAGCATTTGTAAGGCGCCATAGGacatttgtttacactATTGGTGCTGTTGCCGTTTTTGCTACAGTTGGGGGTGTTTATCATGTACAACAGAAAAAAGCTAGTCATAAACGTTCTAAAAAACTTAAGGCTCATCAAGATAAGGCTGAATCCAAAGTtaatgaaggaaaaaatgaagctGCAAAGGTCGTAAAAGAAGAGGATCTTAAAAGCTCAGAAACTGGAAAGGATGTTGAAACAGCAGCcgctgctgctgctgctgcaaaaaagaagaagaagaataaaaaaaaggttaaaGCCAAGAAGGTCGGCGATTCTTCTGTCGATAAAATTGCTACTGAGGAATCGGTAAAATCTATGACGAAGGAGGAAAGGGCAAAATTGGCTGCCGAGTTAAAGACTCTTGGTAATAAGGCTTATGGACAAAAGGAATATGCTAATGCTATTGACTATTATACTCAGGCTATCACCTGCTCTCATGACCCTATTTTCTTCTCTAATCGTGCAGCCTGTTATGCAGCCATCGGTGATTTTGAGCAAGTAATTAAGGATACAAGTGAAGCTCTTTCACTTGATTCAAGCTATGTGAAAGCGTTAAATCGTCGTTCTGCTGCTTATGAGCAACTTGGTAAATTGGATGAAGCCCTTATGGATAGTACCGTTTCCTGCATTTTCGATGGCTTCGCTAATGAGAGTATGACTGCTACCGTTGAACgattgttaaaaaaggtTGCTGAAAAGAAGTCGTCTGCTCTTTTAAAGGAACGTCCTCCTAAATTGCCAGCTGCCAGCTTTATCCAGACTTATCTCGATTCATTCCATGCTCAACCAAAACCTTTGtttgataataaatttgacGGTGATGCTGCTTTAGCAGAGGCTTATGAATATTTAGAAAAGGGTGAATATCAACTTTCGTACGATAAAGCAAAGGAATCCTGTCTGGGATCTTTCTCATCTCCTTCGGTTAATGCTCGCACTCATAATCTAGTTGgtacttttaaatttgtatCTGGTGACTCTAAAGGTTCGatggaaaattttaatgCAGCTATTAAATTAGATCGCAAGTTCATTCAACCATATATTCGTCTCTCAGCCGCTTATTTagatgaaaatgataatgaaaaaatgtgGAAGGTACTGAATGATGCAGAATCTGTTGATAAAACCGATTCGGATCTTTATTATCATCGTGCACAAGTTAGGTTTGTTTCTGGTGAGTTTGCAGAAGCCATTTCTGATTATCAAAAGTCTATTGCATTGGATGactcttttatttatagcCATATCCAACTTGGAGTAGCTCAATATAAGACTCATGCAATTGCGGAATCAATGAAGACATTTGAAGATTGTAAAAAGAGGTTCCCTAATTCAAGCGAAGTTTATAATTACTTTGGTGAAATACTCTTAGATCAACAAAAGTTCGATGATGCTGTCAAGAACTTTGATCATGCAATTGAGCTTGAGAAGAGAGAACATCTAACAATTATGAGTGCAATGCCTTTGATTAATAAGGCTCTTGCTGTATTCCAATGGAAGAAAGATATATCTCAAGCTGAAAATCTTTGTCGACAGGCTCTATCGGCTGATCCCGAATGTGATATTGCAATTGCCAGTATGGCTCAATTCCTATTGCAACAAGGTAAAGCTCGTGAAGCCCTTGAATATTTCGAGAAATCTGCACAACTGGCTCGTACTGAAAGTGAAATGGTGAATGCGTTTTCATATGCTGAGGCTACTCGTACGCAAATTGCCTTGACTGAAAAGTACCCACAGTTGGTTGGTCGTTTAAGCAATCCTATGTAA